The candidate division WOR-3 bacterium DNA window GAGCCTCGCCGATCGCCCGGGCCAGCCCCTGCTCACTGCCGGGCACAACGATCAGATGCACGTGATTGGTCATCAGGCAGTAGGCCCAGACTTCCACGCCCTGCTGTCCGCACCAGGCGGCCATCAGTCGCAGATACGCTTTGTAGTCCGCAGTGCTGAAGAAGACCGGCTGCCGCCGGTTCCCGCGCTGGACCACGTGATGCGGAACTTCTGCCGCCACTACACGCGCTATTCTCGCCATGCCTCAGTCTACGGCCTCGCCGACTCGAGGTCAAGAAAATTAAGTATTGTGTCCCCGAAATACACCATCTGTGACCAGTTGCCGAACAGGGAGGTGGACAGGTCGCAGGTGGCGCGCTGGATGGCGTAGTTGCTGCCGTTCTTCCGGGTCCAGACGACGTTGAGCACCGTGCCGTTGTCGTCGAACCGGCTCATGGCGTGATAGCCGTTCGCGGCTACGAGATTCGGGCTTGACCACGCAGGGACCTGACCCGATGTGCCCGGCCCGTAGTCGCAGAGCATCGAGGCCAAAGTGGAGTCCCCATGCTGCCATGTGACCACCAGCGTATCAGACTGATAGACTGACACACAAGGCAGGCTGTCACCGAGGTTGGCTACGCTCTCTATCGTATCAAGCACAACCCCGCCGGTGTCGACGCGAGCATACATGATCTTCGAAGCAGCGCCAGCCGTGTCGTAGACCGGGAACACGACGCTACCGACGTAGACGCCATTGGCTTGATTCGGGTAACAGACGATCGACGGCTGCCCCGGCACGGCAGAACTGGAGCCAGCGAAGACCGCCTTGTGGCCATCCTCTCCCGCTACACACCAGACCGTGTCGTCACGTGTGTAGGCAATCCATCGTGCCGTATCGCCGTCCATCGCGAGTGCGGGCTGATAGCCACAGTCCGCCAGCAGTGGCACGGTGTACGAACCGAACACCGGGCCTGTGATCACGTACGGCGGCCTTGGCGCTACGTAGAACGGGATGCCGTCGGGAGTGATCGCCAGACGTCTGCCGATGCCGTCGGCGTGGACCGGATAGGGTTGGACATCACTCCAATGTTCCCACTTGCCTTTCGCAACGTAGATGCTGCGGCCAGGGTCGGACCAAACGCAGGCAGCGAGCGTGTCGTAGCTATCAGATACGCCGCAGACCGATGGGAAGTAATCGGCGAACGATCCGAAGAAGCATACCGGCGACAAGCCTAGGTCGCGATCCCAGACTTCGATTCCGCTCGCCGTGAGGACCCCGCGCTTCAGGACTGTGAAAGTCGCTATGTTCGAGTTCACGTAGTCGCCACCCTTAGCGACCAGGAGCACGTGCCAGAACGGCTTGGATGGCCCCCAGGTCCCGCCCGGTATCATGACAGCGTTGAGGTTTGTGTGCGACACGCTAGACCAGACCTCAATGACCTCCGGTTCCTCAGGGGGATTGGTTGTCGGGTCCGGATTCCAGGTGCTGCCGCCGTCCGATGACCAGCGGTACTTGACTTTGGCCAGAGGCTTACTCAACAAGTCGTCATTCCAGCACACGAAGACCATCGAGCCACTGGCAGCGAGGCAAGGACTCCAGCCTTCCTGGTATATCCCCGGGGTCAGATTGACCCCGTCGCTCCAATTCCCACCGTTGTTGGTAGACTTCTTGAACCAGACGTCGTCGAAGTCGTCGTCCTGGTCCTGAAATGAGCAGTAGACGGTTCCGGAGCCGTTGACGCCCAGAGATGGGCACACGGGTTCGCCGCTGCTCTCGATCGTGGTCATGTCATAGAAGCTGTAGCCACCGTTTGTGGATCGACTGCAATAGAGCCATGAGGGGTCGTTGTCACCCTCGGCCCGATGGGCGACATACACCCAGTCGTAGCCACTGTAATACTGGCCGTCAATTGCCACTTCCGGGGGGTCGGTGTACTTTCCATCGGGAGTGAGATGGTTGAAGTACTGCCAGTCGTTATCGTCATCACCCAGCACATCCGCCGCACACCACGTCTTCGCAGGGCTGACGGTCTGGCAAGCAGCGACCTGCTTGTAGTAGGGCCCGGCAGCAATGCACGGGGAGCTGACAGAATAGCCGTCCCTCCGGGGGTACGCGGTCTGTCCGGTTCCATCCCAGATGTCCTGAAATTCGTACACTTGCACCCACGAGGTCGCCCATTCACGGAGCGCTGCGACGATTGAGAGACGGTGATCGCCGCTGTTATATTCGCGCATCGCAACGGCATGTGCCCCGTTGTTCCCTGTCAAGTACTTGCCGTCAGACGAACCTTGCCTTGGCCATGTGGGGTCAAACGGCCTGATCCAATGCCAGCCTGAGTAGTTCCTCGCTTGCGCTGAGGCGACAAACGCGAGAAGCACAGCGAGTCGTATTCCGACGAGGGCCTTTCTCATTGTCATTCCCTTCAGTTCGAACCTATACCTGCATTTGACCGGCCGTGCTCTCGTGGTAACATCATGTGGGCAGCAACAGAGCACGGCTCTGGTCAGACTATCTTTCCCGGTGGGCTGACGCTGCCCTTCTGCTTTGCTTGTAGACGATCCTAGGTCATGGCGCACCCCCGGGCCTCGCAAGTACCAGCTTTGTACACCTGCGTTCGCCGGCAGTCTCCAGGAAGTAGACCCCGGCTGGAAGGTGGCGCAGGTCGAGCATGGTCCGGCCGCGTTCAGCCGACGCGGGACTGAGCGAGACCTCGGCACGGACTCTCCCCGCGATGTCGCGGGCAGTGACTATCTGAGGCTCTTTGGCCGAGGCCCCCAACTTGAGCCATACGATGCCGGTCGAGGAGTTTGGGCCAACTTGCAGCACGTTGAGTCCGGCAAATGAGGGAGGCGACTCTACCCAACCAGTCAGGCGTGGGAAAACGGCTGCGCGGATGCGGTCGGACATGTACCCTTCTGTCTCGAAGGTGAAGAACGCGAACCCAACGTGACCCATGGAGTCCGCCGCGAGACGGCAGAAACCGGTTGAGAACGCGCCGCTACCGAACTCGACCAGTCTGACTGGAGGGCTATCGAGGAGAACACCATCCCGGGATATGCGACATCCCTTTCCCGACATTCTGTCCTGACTTACTGGACTCGCACACATGAAGTTCCCACCGTCCCAGGTCATGCTGTAGTAGGGAAGGGGCATGGCGGGACTCGACAGCGGCAGCGAATCGTTGAGCACGTTCAATGCAGAATCCAGCAGATAGAAATCGGGACTAAGCCCGTGTACCCGAGACTCCGACGTTGCGAGAATGCGTCCGCCTCCGCAGGCTACACTCGACCTGTGAACCCAGTCAGCTCCGGGCGGTGGCTTCCACCAGGCTGAGTCGAGCGGTCTCAGCTCTCGGTCATAGAGGCCGGCCGCGACGTAATCCTCGCACTCGAAAGAGATACCACACACCAACACAAGAGTGTCTCCCATGCTCGCGATTGAGGGATGGTAGTGCGATGCACCTGCGTATCTGACTTTGATGAGGATCGGCGCCGAATCGAGTACGCGGCCGTCGGCCATCGCCCGAATCACGTAAGGGTAGAGGTTGTTAGCGGCCGTCTTGACTAGCACGACAAACATCGAGTCGCGGAGATAGGCCACGCCGAGTGCGCCTGAGGTATCGGAGACTCGGATCGGCATCGAGTCCATCAACTCCCCTTCCCTGGTGATGCGAGTCGCAAACGTAGACTCTACGTTGGCCACCTCGCCGATGACTTCGTTCCAGCATAGGAAGTAGCAGCCCGCTCCGTATGACAGATTAGGCCGCACCGGATTGAGGTGATGGTCCGTGATGGTAAACGTCTCCGCATCAAGGAATCGGCCCTGATTGTCGAACCGCTTGCCGACCAACCTCGCCGAGTAGTCGGGCTCTGCCCTCTCGTCGCACCAGACGGCGAGGAAGTTCTCTCCGTCCGAGGCTATTGCCGGGCGCTTGTTCCAGTGGTTGCTTGCCGAAAAGGCATAGTCACGGGCATCCGGGTCGACTACCTTGCCGGAAGCCGTGATACGACGGCCGGCAAGCCTCACTTTGC harbors:
- a CDS encoding transposase; protein product: MARIARVVAAEVPHHVVQRGNRRQPVFFSTADYKAYLRLMAAWCGQQGVEVWAYCLMTNHVHLIVVPGSEQGLARAIGEA
- a CDS encoding exo-alpha-sialidase translates to MREYNSGDHRLSIVAALREWATSWVQVYEFQDIWDGTGQTAYPRRDGYSVSSPCIAAGPYYKQVAACQTVSPAKTWCAADVLGDDDNDWQYFNHLTPDGKYTDPPEVAIDGQYYSGYDWVYVAHRAEGDNDPSWLYCSRSTNGGYSFYDMTTIESSGEPVCPSLGVNGSGTVYCSFQDQDDDFDDVWFKKSTNNGGNWSDGVNLTPGIYQEGWSPCLAASGSMVFVCWNDDLLSKPLAKVKYRWSSDGGSTWNPDPTTNPPEEPEVIEVWSSVSHTNLNAVMIPGGTWGPSKPFWHVLLVAKGGDYVNSNIATFTVLKRGVLTASGIEVWDRDLGLSPVCFFGSFADYFPSVCGVSDSYDTLAACVWSDPGRSIYVAKGKWEHWSDVQPYPVHADGIGRRLAITPDGIPFYVAPRPPYVITGPVFGSYTVPLLADCGYQPALAMDGDTARWIAYTRDDTVWCVAGEDGHKAVFAGSSSAVPGQPSIVCYPNQANGVYVGSVVFPVYDTAGAASKIMYARVDTGGVVLDTIESVANLGDSLPCVSVYQSDTLVVTWQHGDSTLASMLCDYGPGTSGQVPAWSSPNLVAANGYHAMSRFDDNGTVLNVVWTRKNGSNYAIQRATCDLSTSLFGNWSQMVYFGDTILNFLDLESARP